A single genomic interval of Adhaeribacter pallidiroseus harbors:
- a CDS encoding DEAD/DEAH box helicase: protein MNNLRFDELPLSPEMQRAIADMGFEEASPIQTEAIPVLMRGQDVIGQAQTGTGKTAAFAIPTIESIDEHDKSVQALILCPTRELAIQVSEEVNKLIKYKRNISTVPIYGGQAYDRQLRALKSGVQIVIGTPGRVMDHIERGTLQLDKVKKIILDEADEMLDMGFREDIEFVLTKIPAERQTIFFSATMSKPIMELTKKYQTNPQIVKVVHQTLTVANIEQVYYEVRNNMKMDVLSRILDMYNLKSVLVFCNTKRMVDELVANLQARGYFADGLHGDMNQTQRSNVMAKFKASTLEILVATDVAARGIDVEDLEAVFNYDLPQDEEAYVHRIGRTGRAGKSGKAFSFVSGRDIYKLKDIMRFTNAKIKLASVPSYEDVAEVKTNLFLSQIKEVIQKGNLTKHISRVERLLAEDFTSLEIAAALMKMSMREEKAKEVSKELDGPREGMSRLFVTIGKKDRVNPKDIVDIISDNTSLPANKVGDISLYDKFSFVEVPKEYTSEIVDKLGRTTMLGKPVSFEKAQKKTAGSGDERGDRPQGQDRERSRGDRGSFSERSGNRSGFSDRSDRGGFGSRFGGNFDKKKKRSSY from the coding sequence ATGAACAATTTAAGATTTGACGAGCTTCCGCTCTCGCCGGAAATGCAACGCGCTATTGCCGACATGGGCTTTGAAGAAGCATCACCGATACAAACCGAAGCTATTCCGGTATTAATGCGGGGCCAGGATGTTATTGGCCAGGCACAAACCGGAACCGGTAAAACCGCGGCTTTTGCCATTCCTACCATCGAGAGTATTGATGAGCATGATAAAAGCGTGCAGGCCCTGATTTTGTGCCCCACCCGGGAACTGGCGATCCAGGTTTCCGAAGAAGTAAATAAACTAATTAAATACAAGCGTAACATTAGCACGGTGCCCATATACGGTGGCCAAGCTTACGACCGACAGTTACGGGCATTAAAGTCAGGGGTACAAATTGTAATTGGTACGCCGGGCCGGGTAATGGACCACATTGAACGCGGTACGTTGCAACTAGATAAAGTTAAAAAAATTATTCTGGACGAAGCCGACGAAATGCTGGACATGGGTTTCCGGGAAGATATTGAGTTTGTATTAACGAAAATACCCGCTGAACGCCAAACGATATTCTTTTCGGCCACCATGAGTAAGCCGATTATGGAGCTTACCAAAAAATACCAGACGAACCCGCAAATTGTGAAAGTGGTGCACCAAACCTTAACGGTGGCCAACATTGAGCAAGTTTACTACGAGGTGCGGAATAACATGAAAATGGATGTGCTTTCTCGTATCCTGGACATGTATAACCTAAAGTCGGTGCTGGTATTTTGTAATACCAAACGCATGGTGGATGAGTTGGTAGCAAACCTACAAGCCCGTGGCTATTTTGCCGATGGTTTACACGGCGACATGAACCAGACCCAACGAAGCAATGTAATGGCGAAATTTAAAGCCAGCACCTTGGAAATATTAGTGGCAACCGACGTAGCGGCCCGAGGTATCGACGTAGAAGATTTAGAAGCCGTGTTTAACTACGACTTGCCGCAAGACGAAGAAGCTTACGTGCACCGCATTGGCCGTACCGGCCGGGCTGGTAAATCGGGTAAGGCCTTTTCGTTCGTGTCGGGCCGCGATATTTATAAGTTAAAAGATATCATGCGCTTTACCAACGCTAAAATCAAATTGGCCAGCGTACCAAGCTACGAAGATGTAGCCGAGGTAAAAACCAATTTGTTCTTAAGCCAGATAAAAGAAGTTATTCAGAAAGGTAATCTAACCAAGCATATTAGCCGCGTAGAGCGTTTGTTGGCCGAAGATTTTACGTCGCTGGAAATTGCCGCCGCCCTCATGAAAATGAGCATGCGCGAAGAAAAAGCCAAAGAAGTATCGAAAGAACTCGATGGCCCGCGCGAAGGCATGAGCCGCTTATTTGTAACCATTGGTAAAAAAGACCGCGTAAACCCGAAAGATATTGTAGATATTATTTCGGATAACACCAGCTTACCGGCCAACAAAGTAGGTGATATTAGCCTATACGATAAATTTTCTTTTGTGGAAGTACCCAAAGAATACACTTCCGAAATTGTAGATAAATTGGGTCGTACTACGATGTTGGGCAAACCCGTTTCTTTTGAGAAGGCGCAGAAGAAAACGGCTGGTTCCGGCGACGAGCGCGGTGACCGGCCCCAAGGCCAGGATCGTGAAAGAAGTAGAGGCGATCGCGGCAGTTTCTCCGAAAGAAGTGGTAACCGGAGCGGCTTCTCCGACCGTTCCGACCGGGGTGGTTTTGGTTCCCGCTTTGGCGGCAACTTCGATAAAAAGAAGAAACGCAGCAGCTATTAA